The Arachis ipaensis cultivar K30076 chromosome B05, Araip1.1, whole genome shotgun sequence nucleotide sequence ttatcatcaacataacattcaaatttaaaaatagtatCAACATCACTCATTGCAATCTAATTCTTCAAACTCATCAACACTATAatgattcatattttttttttgaaaaaaaaaattgaaacagagAAACAAGAGAAATGTAGTAACTCTATCAACAACAACACAATACAACAAAATATTCAGATTCAAAAAATTCATCGTTAATAACATACATTTAAATTCTAGAATAGTACAAACAACATCATTCATtgtaatctaatttttaaaattcaacaacatcatagtgattcatatttttttttttgaaagaaagaaaaaaattaaaacaaagaaataagaGAGATACAATGAACTCAGtgagaaaggagaaaaagaagagagagttgGCCGTGACGGTGAGAGAATCTGCCGTCATTACCACTGATTGAGTCACcagaaaagagtttgagaagagagagagagggagagagagagggagagagagagagagagctcaaaACCGCAGCCACGACCACCGAAACTGCTGGCGTCACTGCTCTTGGAAATTGCCACATGAAAAGGGAGGAAAAGATCTGGAACCATCACCATTGTTGCTTCTACTCCCTCTCTTTGTTTGCTGCGTCAGAGATGTTGGGGTGGAGGTCAAAGACGTAAAGCGATGCGGCCACCGTCGAAGAAACTCCATTGATTAGAGAAGAAGAAAGTGTGTGAACGAGAATGAGAAGAAAGGTATGACAGTGGAGATGAACAATAAAAGATTAGGTCAAGGGTAAAATGGtcaaaaagacgattttaataccaaataataaaataaggttaGGAACAAATTTAATTTTGACCCTAAATGTTATGAATCAAAATAGTACTTATTCCTTATTATTACTANNNNNNNNNNNNNNNNNNNNNNNNNNNNNNNNNNNNNNNNNNNNNNNNNNNNNNNNNNNNNNNNNNNNNNNNNNNNNTCTTTATATATAAGTATAAATAAGTTTTAATATTctcaaattttttcttctttctattatccttttattatttttctttcttgtcACACCACTTAACAGTTAACACTAACAATGCTATGGCATTATAACAGTATATTAATTAAGACTGTATTTAATAATTATAGtagaaaaacataaataaaaaaggaGGCCTGCTATACATATAaatctttttggcttacaagtttTATAAGTTGgcacaaatttaacaaaaaacaCGCATTACACTtccacattcaagagtaaataaacaTACGTTATTTAACCGCTTCCTGTTTTTaaagcgcgctactcaccatgcattataaacgactcttcttcttcttcctccatgaaaacgagtttcttaccaaatttgaagataatggaacttcagaaatacacccaaacgattacagaaatacacgcaaacgattacagaaatacacccaaaggattatagaaatacaccaaaACGGTTACaagaattcacccaaacgattatagaaatacacctaaatgattacagaaatacacccaaaggattataaAAACTACACCCAaatgatttaagaaatacacccaaaattcgttgaagtacaccttatgcataattcaaaactctttctctttctcctcctcctcatcttctgctgattcttcttcttcaaaaacgatttcagagtttgatgtcaaaaaacaatagaaatcgagaataacgaagaaagaaaacaaagagaaaagcacgtaaataaagaaggagaaagagaaggtaagaaacgaaagaaaagaagaagaagaagaagaagaggaagaagaacgtgcaacaacaagaagaagaaggtgcagtgaaaacgtgcagtaacggttgaagaaggagaaagagaaggcaagaaacgaaagaaaagaagaagaagaagaggaagaggaagaagaacgtgcagcaagaagaagaaggtgcagtgaaaATGTGCAATAAtggttgaagaaggagaaagagaaggtaagaaacaaaagaaaagaagaagaagaagaagaaaaagaggaagaaaaacgtgcgcaagaagaagaagaagaagaagagacacttgtaaagacttgtataaatTGTATGCGAAGAATTTCTCATAAAAAagagacaaaaaataaaatattttatgcttctatttttatttttgtaaaggaatagaaaacacaaaattttgCATTTCAGAAGTCACAATCTTGCAACACGAAAATTAATGCGTTCTGAAAAGNNNNNNNNNNNNNNNNNNNNNNNNNNNNNNNNNNNNNNNNNNNNNNNNNNNNNATTACATTTTTAGTTTTTActctcatttatttatttatgtcttGTTTTAACTAAAAAAACGTACTATAAGAAACAGAAAAACACACACAACTCAAAGAGAACCTTCTCTTCATCAACTTAACCCTTCTCATTTTCTTCTCACTACTATCGAATTCTGATTCTTCAAGTTTATAGCTTCTGTTCCTCTCCTTTCTTGTTCCCTTCCCTTATTTCCATTTTTGTGAAACAAGAACTGAGAGTGCAAAAAACTAACTGCAGTGTAATACAGAGTGTAACAattaatctgaaaaaaaaaaggtttgatGTCTGTGCCATTAGAGCAAGACTATGTAGTAGGCTTACCTGAGCTTCCTTCAATGGAAACCACTGAAAAAACCCCTCAAAAAACAACAAAAACCAGTGGTAGCTTCTTGAACCTTAAGGCCACTGAACTTAGACTTGGCTTGCCAGGTTCAGAGTCACCAGAAAAAGATGAAGATGGTGGTGTGTGTTCTGGGAAGTGGAATCTCTCTGGAAATGGTGGATCAGAAATGGGTATTGGTAAAGATGGTAACTTGTTCACTCCTCCAAGAGAAAGAGAACAAGCATCTGTTATGAAAGAGTCAACAAAGCCACTCAGTCAGAACCACAAGCCTCATATATCTTCTGCTACTGCTGCAAAGTATGCTACTATCTTTATccgtttaatattttttttttctttttttccccaTGCCTTTGTTGCTTGTAAGCAAAAAGTGATTATGGTTTTTGATTTTTTGCATGTGCATATTCTTATTACTGTTCTGTAACTTTTTTTGAATGGTTGGATGGATAGAAAAAGCTTATGTTAGTGAGTAATTTTTAAGATGACTAGATGAGGTAATTCAGAGAAAGGGAAAAGTAATTttttgagataaaaataaaaataaacctaAAAAATTAATAGGAAAGAGAATCTTACTTGTTTTATCAAATCATGTTTGCTCCTATAGTGAGTGACTCAATGACCTCTTTGTTAACTCTATTCTATGTAACTTGATTTTTCAGGATTATTCCATtcatctcatcatcatcatcatcatcttaatCATTCTTCTTTGGTTGCTCCTTAAAATTTACTTTTATATATGATTTGGAACTGATCTCCAATTTCTATGGTGAATTTTTGTTTGACTAATAAATACACAAATTGATCccgagaattttagatcaaagacTTTGTTCTGAGATGGACTAATTTGTAGTTTTTAGAACCTAAGGGATTAATTTGTCTCATAGTAATAATTGTCGAAGATTTCCAAAGCAATAAAATTTGTTGAGAACAAAGTGTTTTGatttaaaatctattaaaaaccaATTTGAATATTTACTCTTTTTCATTTTTACCCCACTGTATATCATTTaagtttgtttgtttttgaagttATAAACACTAAGCAGTGATTCCTAAGGCTGCATTATAAGTTTTAAAAACAGAATAAGACAGGAcatataattttgaaaaaattataaaaatttaatttatttttttataaatttaaaataaaaaatataattataaaattaacaaagataataaaaaaataaaaaataaattatctctATTTATGTCTAATCTGTCAAACacaattttgtgtttttatgtCTCTCTGTCCCATTCGTGAAAACAAACGGAGCCTAAACAAATGCAGCCTAACATAGTGACAGAATGCTTTTGAGCAATTTAATGTTGTTGTGTGTATACAGAGAACAGGTAGTGGGATGGCCACCAATCCGTTCATTCAGGAAGAACTCAATGGCAACTTCTCTGATGAATGGTGAAGTTGATGCATCAGAAGCCAACTCTGGTAATTGCCTTTATGTCAAAGTCAGCATGGATGGTGCTCCATTCCTGAGGAAAGTTGATCTCAAAAACTTTGATTCTTATAGGGATCTCTCTTCAGCCCTCAACAACATGTTTACTTGCTTTACAATCAGTGAGTTTGGTTTCTCTTTTTTTAACTTGCAAATTTCAGTtgtcttctttttgtttcttttggtTTCATTAGGCTAAAAGAATATTCTTCTGTGATGCCAAATTTATTCTCTtcattttatttgatttgattttgtggAGAGAAACATAATAAGGATTTCAGCATGAGGGGATGTATCCAGTGGTGACATGACAATAGTGGTTTTATATAAATGAAAATTTACATGCAATTTgtcttttataaaaaattaataattaaaaatattataatttaatcaaccatattaaattatctaacaatttcacttatcaattttgaataaaaacaatTACGTGTAAGTTTTTGTCTTTGTACAACCCTAAAAAGCGTAAATATGGATTGTATAGCTATAAATGAATGGTCGAGATTAAAAGTTGTTATATTATTAAGTAATAACTTAAAAGAATCACGCGACTTTATCTTTTAATCTTGGATTATTTTACGTGtgaaatcagccactaaaatcagccaccaatataaaatacatattggaatataaatacacattgaaaataaattaaatcacacatgtatttatacacaaatatattgatgGCTGATTTTAGTAGCTAATTTTGATGTACGAATAGCATTTTTATTTAATCTTTACCATTCATGTACAATCCAGTTGTTTAAATTTACTTATTTCACTCCCATAAAACCATTTCTCTCATTGGATCAAAGTTTAGGTATTCGACTTCTCTAAACTGTACAAGTTGATATAGTGAGAAAGTGAAGGATTCTTAGTCTTTGAATATTCATCATGTTACATATTTGCTAAGATTATTATATCATCCACAAGTGTAGGTCAATGTGGTTCTCATGGAGTTTCTAGTAGAGACAAGTTGAGTGAAAGTAAGTTGATGGATCTGCTTCATGGTTCAGAATATGTTCTCACCTATgaagacaaggatggtgattGGATGCTAGTTGGTGATGTTCCATGGGAGTAAGCTcatataattttcttttattgttttttaatttgattattaACAAGCATAGTGCTGCTAGttattgttaatttatatatagtcaaaagttttcaaagaaggggattattttcaattttgaaattATGTAATTGTTGTTGTTTTAGGATGTTCACTAAATATTGCAAGAGACTGAGGATAATGAAGAGTTCGGAAGCTATTGGACTAGGTATGTAGGACTTGTAATATTATTatggtttaattatttttttttatttctgtaaTTTTACCTGACTTGCAATNNNNNNNNNNNNNNNNNNNNNNNNNNNNNNNNNNNNNNNNNNNNNNNNNNNNNNNNNNNNNNNNNAAGAAttaaagaataaataaaattattattatttctcaTTTCTTTGAACAATTTGTTGAACTCCATTGCCTATTCTATGATTCCGGCTTATAATTTGGATATCTAGCATCTTTTTTATGCTTATGAATAAGTTATTGTACTCATCTTTGTTGATATGCTTTTCTAAATCTAATTCATGCAGCACCAAGAGCCATGGAAAAGTGCAAAGGTCGCAACTAGCTAGcacaatatatataaaatatagcaCAAGCTCACCTATGGAATTCTCTTCCTTTCTTATATTATGGACATGCAAGTTTTCTGAGAGTTTTATATTAGTAGCAACTTGTGTTATTTATTGTAGacattttatttataatatttatttccTTAAGTTTGTTGCCTACCCTCTCTTTCTAATGTAtatgagcatttttatttttacaagaaaaaaaatcaaacgaaaaacattatatataatatttttgtgtacatttaatttaattttttttatcaaaagtgTTGATAAAAGGTCAGAGAAAATTAAAATGTATTTTGTATCATAAAAATATCGTATATGCTTAGTAGATTAAAGTGTaatgaaaatataatttttcaaaaaggaaaacaaagttAAACAAATACTATAAGGCCGAAACACTGATTGGTTTAAAAAAAATCAGTtcatttttatataaatagtTGGATAATATTAGAGAGGAATAATGCtagaaaattattaaaatttatttttttttgttatctttGTTATCTAAATAGCATTTTTCGTATATATATTACTTGTTTCTAAGGATAGCATTATGATGCAAAACTAAGTTTCTCCACCTATGAAAAAATTCCATTTGGTTGGACTGGATCGGAAGCTCATCTAGATCAAATAACACTCGAAGTCcacaatattattttaatttcgaTTTTAATATTGTGGTGTAATTTATACGGAATGCTTCAGATTTGAATCTGCTTTGTCAAGAACGGGCAAAGATAGACGCAGTTCATGTATTTGACAGTGAGCAAATTGATGCATCTTCTGCATAGAATAAGCATGAGTTTGAAGGGATGTATAGAATAAGGATTAGTTTCAAaagtttgtaattaaaataatacaacatatatgataatcattagttgaaataaaacataaaaagaatatttatttatttttttatttttgcggatacgcggatatgcggatcggatccatatctgtaattttcggatcggattcgaATAAATACCGCAGATGTGCGGATCGAATCCGATTCATGAACACCCCTACTTTAAGGCTTATTCAAGGTACATCAGCCATTGTTCGTAAACTAAATAAGAGCCTTTATGGCCTCAAACAAGCACACACGAGAGTGATTTTTGAAACTTAGTCATACTCTACAAAAATTTAGTTTTTACTCTACAAAATCAGATACTTACCTTTTTGTTAGAAATGATGACAATATGTTATGAATTTACTTTGTTATGTTGGTGATATTATACTTACAGGTAGTGATTCTCATGCTATATCTAACATGATACAAAAAGTGCATAATATTTTCTCTTCTAAAGATCTTGGGTATTTAAGTTATTTCTTAGATATT carries:
- the LOC107642130 gene encoding auxin-responsive protein IAA27: MSVPLEQDYVVGLPELPSMETTEKTPQKTTKTSGSFLNLKATELRLGLPGSESPEKDEDGGVCSGKWNLSGNGGSEMGIGKDGNLFTPPREREQASVMKESTKPLSQNHKPHISSATAAKEQVVGWPPIRSFRKNSMATSLMNGEVDASEANSGNCLYVKVSMDGAPFLRKVDLKNFDSYRDLSSALNNMFTCFTISQCGSHGVSSRDKLSESKLMDLLHGSEYVLTYEDKDGDWMLVGDVPWEMFTKYCKRLRIMKSSEAIGLAPRAMEKCKGRN